CCGCCGCTCACGGTGAGCACGAGGCGCTCATCGGCGCCGAGGACCCGGACTGGCCCGACTGGTACGCCGACTACATGGTGCGTGAGCAGGCCGGGGCGGAACTGCCGTCGTGACCGCCTCCACCTACCGTGCCGTGACCGTCAGTGGCCGGACCGGTTCGAGCTGGTCGAACGCGAGTGGGAGGCACCGATCGTCGGTGTGATCGAAGCCGTCGGCGAGGGCATCGCCCCGGTGTGGCGGGTCGGCGACCGCGGCGGCACCGGTTTCCTCGGCGGCCAGGACAACGCGGCGAGTCGTGCTGCCGTGGTGATTGCCAACTGCTGGCCGCCGGGGGCGCTCCTGCGGAGATCATCTGCTGCATGGTCTCCAGCCGGACAACGTCGGCCTGGGTATAGCGGCGATGCCCGCCAGGGCCGCCGCCCGTTGGGCCCACGCCGTACCGGCGATCCCAGGTTCGTAGCGTGGAAGGCGCCACGCCCGGCCGACGCGCCACCCCGAGTGGCTCAGGGCCGAGATCACTCGCCTCCACGCCGCCGACTACGGCATCTACGGGGCCCGCAAGGTCTGGCATCAGTTGGGCCGCGACGGCCACCGGGTTGCCCACTGCACGGTGGGGCAGCTGATGCGCGAGCTGGAACGCCAGGGCGCGCGGGCGGCCGCGTCCGCACCACCGTGCCGACGACAGGCACGAGCGGGTCGGCGACCTGGGCGGCGTGGTCCATGCCCACCACCTGCGCCTTCTGCGCTTCTCCGGATATCCGACGCCCCCGACTCTCCCGGCAGGCCGCCCGGGAGAGGCAGGGAACTTCGGGACCGGCGTGATTGGCTTGATCAGGTTCGGTGGATGAGCTGCTGGCCGCCGTCGATGTCGTACGTAGCGCCGGTGAGCGCGGTGTTGGCCATGAGGTGCACGGCGAGGGCGGCGACGTCGGCGGGCCCGACGACACGCTCGATCGGGAGC
The sequence above is a segment of the Actinomadura coerulea genome. Coding sequences within it:
- a CDS encoding MerR family transcriptional regulator yields the protein MPDLAGPVDAVVGGVEASDLGPEPLGVARRPGVAPSTLRTWDRRYGVGPTGGGPGGHRRYTQADVVRLETMQQMISAGAPPAASSWQSPRQHDSPRCPGRRGNRCRRGRRPATPGRCPRRRLRSHRRSVPPTRVRPARTGPATDGHGTVGGGGHDGSSAPACSRTM